Within Citrus sinensis cultivar Valencia sweet orange chromosome 1, DVS_A1.0, whole genome shotgun sequence, the genomic segment CCAAGATAAGTGTCATGGTTAACAATAGCATTAACCCCCAAGATATGGCAAATCTGCTCCTTTACATCTTCATTAACATTCAAACTAAAGGAAATTGAGGATTTGTTAAAATTCACCAACTGTCCTAACCTCTGACCATAAACCCCGAGAATGCGCTTAATCAAACGAGCTTCACTTTGGTTAGCCttgaaaaacagaaaacaatCATCCGCGAAGAATAATGAGATACAACAGGGGCTCCTCTAGCTACTTATACCCCATGGATCAAACCAGCACGCTCATTCTTACGGATTAAAGCACTTAGACCCTCCGCACAAAGAATGAATAAATACGGCGTCATAGGGTCCCCTTGTCGAAGCCTTAGTGGGAATAATAGGTCCAATCTCCTTCTCATCCCGAATAACATGATTCCGAACTGTAAAAACACATAGCATGATCAAAGTCACCCATTTAGCATCAAATCCCAGCCTAAGCAACATAGCTTCCAAAAATGCCCATTCAATTCGGTCATACACCTTCGACATATCGATTTTAAGAGTAGCTGCCCCAACTTTTCATTGTCATTTCCTCttaaaaaaatgcataatGTCAGAGGATATAAGGATATTATCTGTTATGGCTCGGCCCGACATAAAAGCACTCTGAGATTCAAACACTACAGAGCCCAAAATAGccttcattttatttgagaGCATTTTAGCTACAATCTTATACAGAACATTGCATAAAGCAATAGGCCGCATATCCGATATTGACTCTGGTTTTGGTTTCTTGGGGATCAACACAATAGATGTGTCATTTAAACCCATAGGAAAAGAGCAAGTAGCAATAAAATGTAAACAAGCCTTAGTCATATCCTCAGCAACATTAAGCCAAAATCGCTGGTAAAAGGCAGGATTCATATTGTCGGGTCCTGGCAATTTGTCCGAATGCATTTCGAAGAGGGTCAGTTTAGCCTCACTGGCTGAAAAAGGTTCTACCAGTAAATCATTTTGCTCAGCAGTAACTTTTGTCTCCACACAAtctaaaatttcatcattttgacAACCATCAGAAGTAAATAATTTGGAGAAGTAGTTAGAAATGAAACCGTCCATTTCAGCCGAGGTAGTACACCACTGTCCTTGAGCATTGCGGACAGGCGTAATAGAattcctttattttcttactgAAGCTGTAGCATGGAAGAAGCGAGAACTCATATCCCCCTCTTTGAGCCAAAGCAATCTTGATCTCTGTTTCCAGAAAACATCTCGGCTATGGAAGAGCTCATTAAAACGCTTTCTGACCTCCGTAAACTCCTCAATACCAGCGAAATCACGCCACCCCCTCAAGAGAGTCATCCTCCTTCTACACTTAGAAATACCATTTCGGAAATCATGAGCTAAGTGACCTCCCCAATGAAGTAAAACAGTCCcacaatttaagattttttgttgaattggATACACATGCGATGAGGACCAGCTAGACCGAACCACCTCTGCACAATCAGCCTCTCTTAGCCACATATTTTCAAAACGAAATCTTCGATGCCTACTGGAATGAACTAAAGGTTTTGGGTCCATAAAAATAGGCAAATGATCTAAGGTAGAAGACTCTAAACTCCAAACCCGAGCTTCTTTGAATCGACTTATCCAATAATTAGTGGCAAGAACTCTATCCAACCTTTCCTCCACCTAATTTTCTGACCCCCGAGACCACTCCCATGTAAATTGATAACCTCCATACCAATATCAATTAAATCGCAATCAGACATAGCTTGTTTAAATCCCTGCAGCTTCCAATTTGGATGCTCATGCTTTCCTCGCTTCTCATGAGTAGCTAAAAGGTCATTAAAATCCCCAATGCACACCCAAGGAAGAGAGGACACAGTAAATAATATGCGAAGGATGTTCCAAGATTCACACCGGCAACTGGATTCCGGAAAACTATAGAAGCCCGTCATC encodes:
- the LOC107178655 gene encoding uncharacterized protein LOC107178655 gives rise to the protein MTGFYSFPESSCRCESWNILRILFTVSSLPWVCIGDFNDLLATHEKRGKHEHPNWKLQGFKQAMSDCDLIDIGMEVINLHGSGLGGQKIRWRKVHSSRHRRFRFENMWLREADCAEVVRSSWSSSHVYPIQQKILNCGTVLLHWGGHLAHDFRNGISKCRRRMTLLRGWRDFAGIEEFTEVRKRFNELFHSRDVFWKQRSRLLWLKEGDMSSRFFHATASVRK